Genomic window (Pieris rapae chromosome 12, ilPieRapa1.1, whole genome shotgun sequence):
GCAAGGCCACTCTTTGTTCATATGGAATGCCCGGTGGAAACCTTTTCAATGACCTATTTACATCTAGTACAACctgtaacaattaataatgtaatatctgTTAAGTAAAAAAGCAAGTTTGATTCAGTTTAATTAAACCCCTCCCTCCTCCATCCCATACTAGGTCCTCCcttttttttgcaattataataattaacatctttgtgaagatacattttttttataatttaccttAACTATGCATGTTAAGTAGCTACacagtatattaataattttaaaaataagttctgCCAATGATTCAGGCCAACTTAAGTTCTAGAGTATAGTGCCAAAGCAATATTGGCCtcagctttattaatttaaaaaacaaatcttctaacttttcaaatatacattctatttttatgaaataaaaattactagatATCCATTTATCCCAtaactacaaataaaacaagcaTGAgaacaacattttaaaatcaggAATCACAAGAAAAATACTGTGCTAAATTTTATGATCATCCatctacatttaaatttacccttcattataaaatgtaattagtcttgtttctttataattttatggattacttataattatttatatttaagcacAGTTTAACAAAATCTTTCTGACCTATGAAAATTTAACtctattaaaaattgtgttatgtcttaattatcaataatacCTGATTATATTCAGGATGTGTAGAGAGCTCATCTAATGATGGAGGTTCAGTTAACTCTTCCTGTGTGACACCAACTAGCAGCGGCCAAATTTTTCTTCTATACTCATCTAAATAACagttaaatagtaatatagtGGCATAGGCAATCAGTAAGtatcaataaatgttaatCAACAAACCAGATATTAATCCTGCTTTCGTCTTTGCGAAGGTCTCCCATTGATGAACATTAATAACATCTGGATTTTCTAAGCATGCTTctatttctttcttcttctcgGTTATTTCAGGGTCCTCAAATGCAAACTCTAAACAAATATGCAAATAGGTATCACCTTTCACCCAATTTTACTTTATGGAATCAAAGCGAAAAATTTAAggcatttcttttaaaatacaaggGCATTAGCTCGTTATGTCTACTCTAATGCACCCTagtcgtaaataatttaaaatatcattacatACCCTGATCGAATTTAAGTTCGGAAGGCGTAGCTATGTCATCAATATTTTTGGTGTGGTTTAAGTCGTTTGGTGACTTATCCGATAAAGGAGAACAATCGCCattcaaattacaattatcGCCACTCTCTGGATCAGAATCATAAGAATCCATTATGGAAATAACTAATTATTCAAGCAAAAACATTACACCATCCTTTCTCCTTAGAAACCCAAATATTCCGCTGACATTtttgtctatatttttaattcaatcagACTTGTCATGAACTATGAACATGTCAATATAAATTGTCAGTTTAGTTTTAATCACCACAGATAGCTGcagtttgttatttttacagaCATTGTTTGATGAACACGGTAAAAGTATAATCTtacttaatattgttttagaatatcaaaaaagtttaaagagtaattttaaatgttaatgaaCATGGACCACAGCTCACAGTTACCAGTTATAAGTTataagttttgtataaaattaaaacaatatcaacatgaagtatattaatattattaattgcatCTATATGGTTTGATTTTCAACTGCTATAATTTGAGAATAATCTATGGTAATGTCCTAAAAATAAGCCAAcgtgataaattataaacaaaaaataatgaaactatgaagttttggaaataattaaaatggatTTGCAAGTAATTTCggacaaaactaaaataagagAAATTGAAGATGTAATAGAAATACAAAAAGCCTCTGGCAATATAAACACCCGTCAGGTTTCATTTCTTCTTCCGTCCGATACAGAGAGTACACTTTCCGCTAACATTGCTAAAAGTTTAGACAGTGGTCTGTCTCGATCTAAATGTGAACTGCAGCGTTCTAAAAAACtgcaaaagaaaaagaagaagtcATGCCGAACACTTTTGCCCGATGTTGTATCTTGGCCGAGTGATTCAGATATAACAGTTTTGCGAATGAAGATGCGTTTGgataagaatattaataacaataccTTGATTCCTGGTGACGGCCTTCACCAAGCAAATAGTTCTTCAATGGTTAATTTAGCAACGTTGATGTTGCAATCTCCACAGCATTCGAAACATAGTGTGCATGAAGAAATGCTTTTTCCTTTGTCTTCTTGGGAAGGATCAGAAGTAAAGAAAGAATATAAAACACCTAGTTATTCCTATCAAAGTACGGTTCTAATGACATCATGCAGTCAAATTCAGGGGaataatttcttaaagaataataattttactgatTTGGACACGAAATCAAAAATTGCAAGATTTTTTCGCCTCTATTTTTGCCCATGTTGCAGctgtttgtataatattgaGAAATTAAGGGATGAGTCAACGTAAAAATCGAAAAACtctctttaaatatttgttattttattgttttttaatcttgttTTTCGCCAACAAatagttttcataaaaataaatgcctGTTAAAATATGATAGCAATTCTTACTTAAGGAACTTTATTTTTGGAACGCTAGATCTTACGCTCTACATAACAAACTTATGTACTTCAACCACTATTTAAATCacacacttaaaattaattatttttatcgaaaTTATGATAGATTCTAAAGATCTGTGTTGATCACGAAATTATCAAGCATGAGCCAAGTTCAACTATTATCCTTGTTAagcctataaaaaataaaacattttcatcaGGTAAAGTAGAGTGTAAGTTTAGAAGTTACCCCTGTAAGCCGGAGATCCTAGCTTCGATTATCGGCAGACAACTTCTATCGGCAAAATCTTCAtattaactgaaataaaattataaagcagtCCGTTTATTGCGAGTTTTCCATGCGGATATGACGGTATTCCGTATAGTGGATTTGATTAGTAGCACATAACACGAGTGTAAACTTTGTATCAGCTAAGAGGGCAACAGTGAAGTCGAtgcaaacaaaagaaaataagaaaaaaacatttataattttatatttgtcaaaGTGATACAGTACGAAATGATGTACTACTTTATACGGatataatatacagtaaatatacgataagtgtttttttaataatttcatcgTGTGGCATATTTCTTCCTTATAGGCAGACCTGTGAACGCAGAAACATAGAAACATCtgccataataataattaaaaaaaaccgtgcTATACCTTAGTCAAGCCCTCAGATATCTGTTTCTATTTCTTGATCATTATTAATAGTCAAGTGGATGCTCAGCCTTCTGTGACTGACACATGTCAATTTCTAAGGCATATcagtttattgtatatattctaCGTATGTGTTAAATGTACACATAGAAGTAGACTCCAGGGTCACAGCCGTAATTGAAAGGCACACCTTCAGTTGAGACACGCACGCTGCTCTTCTCAATCTCCAATTTTAAGTATCTATAATCTAATCTAAACATCTCCGGTGGACCCATGAacgagaaattaatttttaggcTCGCACTTCTATAAATaatgacatacataatatCGCTAAGAAGCTAGAATtgatataattacaatttcctGGCAGATTTTTAGAAACTTTGTTTTCATAACTTAATTACTATTGCTTCCGGTTTAAAATCTCCAAACGAATAAACAAAACGTGATTGGACACCTataacatagttttttttaataacatccTATACAATTTCGATAATTAGCTATGCGTacgtttcttttatttaatcaccGTACCTTCCATACCCTTGTACGTATCCTAACCCGTCCTAGTATCACGAGACAGTGTTTTTATCGAACTCTCGAACTGTGGCCATACACTACGGGGAAGATACGACCTCAAACtcgtttaaagaaaaaacccTCCTCCCTCAAAGGGCAGAGATGCACCCAATAAAAACCCAATaaaaaatgggtgtccatgCTGCGATCACTTTGCTTTTTGGGCGTCCTCCACAAATTAAATTGGGGTTGGATTCCCAGTTAGAGGTAACGTAGGTTACCAATTTTGTTCACTCTGAGGGATGTGAGAACCCGATAGTCGAGTCAGATAAGAGAGTCAGATAAGTCAGGTAGGAATTCACTTatagttaagttttttttcaacaaagtttatttatttgtggttGTTGTGTGCTATGCGCTATGCGCCTACTTCTATACCACTAGTCCATTTCCATAATTGAATGCGATTACAGactgacatattatttatttagaaaagggagcaaacgggcaggaggctcatctaatgttaagtgataccgccggcAATAGAGTCTCCCAGTGCCAAcgtgctcgcgagtgcgttgccggccatttaaaaattgtatatataactgcattgagagtgtccatgggcggcggtatcacttaacatcaggtgggcctcctgcccgtttgccccctgatctataaaaaaaatacattcactAAACAAGTAGTATGCaatcgttttatttatattatatgtgtcTAGAATATGGTCTGAGGAAGAAGTCATGGCTTCGCAACGTCAGGGAGTGGACAGGTATTGCGAGTGCGGAGGggttgctgcatctggcgcAGGACAAGACGCGGTACAGagaactgacggccaacctccagtaatggagtggcacttgaagaagaagaaggagAAGAATATGGCTGGAAGGGCCTAGAACGGTCGAGTGCGAGAGACGATGGAGCGGATCAAGTAAGAGAGGGCAGCTTAATCGCAAATCAATAACACTTCgtacaaataaagaaatttatttatttatctccATTTCAcagaatatgaaatttattcacggtcgtaaatataaatgtatctcCGATCGATCAATTCCAGacatgatattaataataaagaaaaaataaacctttaaCTGTGGTGCAATGACCGAAAGAAATCTTAACAACGGACACGAGAACGGTccaactacataatatattatatatacaaacatacacatatattatataaacaacataatattatatgatgCACCTCAGATCTTTTCATGTTTTGGCTCATTGCTTACTAACACACTAAGCTTCTTTTTCATATAAGTAGTTGACGGAAAGTGCCAGTTCTTCACGTCCGTATAACTTGATTTTagaatgtaaaattaagaaaaaaaaatattcgacaGGAGGTAAACGAGCACTGTGTTTACTGTCTGTCAAAGACACCCAAAACCAGGAGGTTTGTCATTGCCGAGTTTAAGGCCTCTTAGTCAGAATGGTTCGGGAAATACCTGGAATGGCTgctgtttcataatttatctatgaaaaaatttaatcactaaaatacagtttaaaaGTGTGTAGCGCATCGGAGATATGcactaaaaatttacataatatattgtgtagtattttctataagattttgatgtatgtggcaacataaatatattactagtgaatttattattttttccttgagcattttctataagaatataaattaattagtgctgtttgtgaataataaaccaattaacaaagataaaaatgggttgtgatttataacaagATAGAACACCCATAAGTGTAAGTACATATTGAACTTATTAGTAAGTTGTATTtaagtaacatttaaatatgttgttGTCAATTACTTACTTCGTGTTAGTTCTTCGTTGCgactatgtatgtattattaataattacaagcTTTTAGATTACTCATTCTCAATGAAAAGGAAAGCCTATTAAATCCACAGACTGTAGAGAGTTTTAAGTCACAATGATGACAtccgaaataaattaattttatctataacttaaattaacttttatcgaATTCGTTCGATTCGCGTAACATTGCCAAATGGTTGCTTTTCTTAGTTCCCCCGGCAGGCGTACAAGTTATAAAGCGGGAGAAAGCCCGGCCACCGCGCAGTCCTATCGCGCCAGTACGTCCAGTTTCGCGCGCTTTTTGACAAGTGTCATTAATTTGGATACTCtgcattaaaaatgaaaatgaggtatgtaaacttttttatgtaattagtaattacaattatgaaaatattgttacgataattttatttttacttaaaatattgataatctaatatttagaaatatttacataaaatgttatgGAAAttcaataatgtttaaaatactgtttcaacttaaaatatatattagaaagtAATTAAGTAGGTACCTTTTAATGAAATCTAACAATACAACATCTAAAAAACTGTTGTTACTTTCTATCAACCATTGCTCTGCAAATACTgcacattttaaatacataaaatccgAATGCCCGAGGTgaatttctaaacattttgCATGTCATCGGACTTTTGATTTCAACTACTGCAAATCAATCACTTTCTCGTGTCGCATTTATTAAACTACTCAATCTGTTCTCCCATAGTATTATGGCAATTATGCGAACAAGAAACGTAATAATAATGCATAGTTCAAGCACCTTGCCGAGTAAGATATAATGATGTCTTGAACTCGACTACTGCAATAGATATTTCTTCTCAGATTGCTATAATTTTTTAGctataatatagaaaacaattaaaatattataatggaaATACTGTTAAATCTAGTCGGaacatactttattatatatatataatataggaatAATTGAATAACTAACTACCTAAAGGATTTAACTTAACGccgcaaaatataaattgtttacagtactaattttaaattcactcAATTTATGTGCTAGGAATTCAagggtattatttttaaataagccttttcttttatatataatttatcttcaTGCTACacgtcaaattaataattaaaataaagtgcaTGAGCtctacattataattaagacTACCAAATTGTAGGTATACCTATGTATACATTACGATACTCATTTTGTCTTTAACATATTCAACAAAACTGCTCGTTAAAGGAGTTACTCAAAGAGAaagttttaaatgtcaaaatatataaaatattcgtcTCTCAAATACAGGTTTATCATATGCAATGAAACCTTTACAAAT
Coding sequences:
- the LOC123689592 gene encoding uncharacterized protein LOC123689592 translates to MDLQVISDKTKIREIEDVIEIQKASGNINTRQVSFLLPSDTESTLSANIAKSLDSGLSRSKCELQRSKKLQKKKKKSCRTLLPDVVSWPSDSDITVLRMKMRLDKNINNNTLIPGDGLHQANSSSMVNLATLMLQSPQHSKHSVHEEMLFPLSSWEGSEVKKEYKTPSYSYQSTVLMTSCSQIQGNNFLKNNNFTDLDTKSKIARFFRLYFCPCCSCLYNIEKLRDEST